The Lytechinus pictus isolate F3 Inbred chromosome 14, Lp3.0, whole genome shotgun sequence genomic sequence catacattgtatgcgggcatacaaggatccgatgaccagggtaataatatgctgtaaagtgCTTTGGGCCATTATGGGAAAATagctcttattattattattatgtctgcATAAGTCAACCTTCTATTAGACAAATAATTGCCTCAGCTAAAGCAATAATTCAGACCAGATTACGCAAAGCATTAAGTTagagtgttgtggcccagtggatgaCTCtgcggactttgaaacagaagaTCATGGGTTCGATTCACAGCCATTGTGCAatatccttcagcaagaaattgatccataatgtgctgcactcaacccaggtgaggtaaatgggtaacggcaggaagtaattcctaaaaaaaaaatgtgagtaCCAGAAttggtagcctagcttagccatGGTAATAGAGCACCTAATAATGTGGATATGTGcgctacatgtatacaaataccctgtattactattattattaagcaTGTATAACTCGTtccttttaaaggggaatccagcctttggtcataaaatgttatgttcgaaaggagaaaaataaataaaacagattggTGAAAGTTTAAAAGATATCGGACAAGAAATCAGAAAGtaatggctgctttaaaattgagatccctaactCGATGTAGATTccaaattggtaaataaattatgacaaggggcaaggacaactttccatAGGCAATGTACTTAATTATcggggatttgtggttttctcctaagtacccattaccctggggcagtaatctgaatataacccaggtagtatattgttttatgttctcatgaaagaaaaatataattttaagtaaaacttgacatttcagccattttatgtattggagtacctacatgtagaagagtagtccttgccttacatcactatatgacatcacatatgctgccaatttgaagtctccatgggtatagtgattactaaTTTTgtcaacttttaaaaaattttgactatcttgtttgtccaatattgttcaaactttcacctatcaacttgcctgttttttccttttcctctaaaaacaagtatttattTGGGTTGGCCAATCAAAACAAATGTGGCTCCAAGAGATTTGACCAAAGGAGGTTCACAATTACGCTGTGTAACGTGGAATTGCTTGTTTCCTCTTTTCTTAGAACTATTGAATTATAAGGATTGattgaaaatatatcattctgctTTCAATCACTGCCATGGTGTTCCCCAAAGGCCGTCATGGAAAGCAGGATTTGCCTCCTCGACTTCATCAGGATACTGAACGGGAACCGAATCAACATAATACTTCTTAAGCTTGTCTATCAGTTCATCTACCACTTCCGGGTGAGAGGTCGAAAGGTCATGATACTCGTGAGGGTCCGCAGTGATGTTGAATAGCCAAGTGTCCTTTCCGTTAATTTTGATTGGGGAGATGGCGGTAATACCGGAATCGGGTATGGGAATCCACTCCCCATTATTAGCTCCTGAATAAAGCAAATAaggcaaaaaaatatgttgatggGTGGACAAAGTTAAAAAATTTAaatcttgtttcttttcttttttatcatgaattttagGGGCTACCTCAAAGTATTGTTCATACTGAATGAATGGCTAGGTAATGTGTTCAGCTACCAGCTACAtgtttagaataaaaaaaaaacaatacttgGAATTTTGTGAATACCAGAGATGCTAGCATCATCTCAAACATCACAAATTTAttaatgtgcattatttgtctTATAAAATGGGTAGGCAGATGTTAGAtctgttatttttcattgattatGATAAGCTGAGAAACAACGCTATGGTAACTTTCggaaaaaattcataaaactctcccattttattaatatatatatatcataccTGGATCTCCAGTTAGGAGTTTCCAATGCCCCACCCTGATAGCTGCTGAAATGTTAGAAGAGAATTCCTTGGGTTGGTTTGGCCATGGATCTATGTTATGAAGAAGTTCTTTCCGGGGTGATGAGGCATTCGAACTGAGAGAAACAAGAAAtcaaataatgacattttatcCAAGGATCAGCACTAATCAAATTCATGTGCTGGTCAGTATCAATGCTATGGTTAAATAGATATGACTGTTGGAATGATTCATTCTAGATAATAAATGATCTGATTGAATGTCTGATGAATATATTGATTGGCTGAGATGAGTGATTGATACTTAGATGAACCCATAAATTGAAAAATTTGTTTTACGATTGtgcaaaacaaaatatggaaAGAGATCATTCTATGCAATGTTATTTCAAAGTACTGTAAATAGGAGATACATACACGCCTGTCAACAATAACCATTTAAAGATTAAAATACATCTTTTGTTGTTGTGGTGACATGTATACTGGCAGTCCAAGTGGTTACAGATACTGGTAATCATAGTTGGGATTCAGCCCGTAATCTAATAGATTAGTCAGTTTTATATCATCATTCGATCCATCTGGAGCCAAACAGGAATAACACCcacatgtacattacataatATAAACATGCATCATCCTAATGCTAAAATATAACTGTAGTATCACCCCCAAAATCAAAGAATTAGAGGAATTTGAATAAAATCGATACCTTATTGTTTTCCACATGTTGAATCCATCTAGCGTGACGTTATCAAGACTGCTCCCAGCAAGACCTTGGACTAGAGTTGGAAACCAGTCACTTACATGGATGAGCTCCTTATTGACTGTACCCTGCACACTATCGGGGAGAAAGGGGCTGGTAACGAAGCCTACACCCCTCATACCACCCTCCCACAGAGATCTCTTCCAGCCGCGGAGGGGCCAGTTGTTTCCCCCCGCTGCCACCTCACCTCCATTGTCTGAAAACGAAAACAATCATGAAAGATACTGAAGTGTGATTGGTCAATAGCTGGTCATATGACATTTACTGTGTACAGGCATCGTAGCTGTTACATTTCTCTACTTGGTCATCTTTCATAATAAAGTGACACAATGGTCATTGAGCATTTGCTTGTATATCCCCAAACTCTGGAATGGCTTACCtatgggccccatcttacaaagagttacgactgatccaatcaattgtaactctatggaaatccatcagtgtcataattttttctacaggaaatttgcaaaatgtcctctgtacacaaaggagaacacaccaaattgtcaagaaatcaattaattttatggatatacattcatatctagacattttttttaacaaacatgcattttgtatgttgactttgctggctttccatagttgcgattgatcggatcaattgcaactctttgtaagatgggcccctggTGTCCCGAAAACATCATTTGTAAACAACTTCAAATCAAAACATACAACACATCTAAATAGAAGGAGTGTAGCAGGCTTCAAAGGTGAATCATGCAGCCTTCATGGGCATATGTATATGTTGGTCCTGGTCCTGGAAATgaccacccaaactcgacgtttcgacaagcaTGTTTTTGTCGTCTTCAGGAGAATAagcacattttttttgctcattctcctgaagacaacaagaacgcaCTTGTCGAAATGTCGAGTCTGAGTGGTCCTTTTtaggaccaacatatgcccacgaaagaatacatggtgtatcATGAAACTCACAACACTCttcttctttgccatggaaaccttcagaagttacatctATTAATAACAAGCAAATCAGGAGTTCTTATCTAGCACAGCAGAATAAACTTTTGTTGAATAGATTCTCCGCTCTACATTTCCActcttttattaatattatatgtatactaaaaatattatattaaaataaatgttatattattatatcataataaaaatattataataaaaaatgtcgaaaaagatgatgatgatgggttcttgtaaagcgccggtatccgcctcagctgggcgctcatgacacttgctcaaaaataggaaatatctcacaaatttcaatgtcttcaaacagtgcttaggatcatcattcagttcaagtagcTTACATGAAAAACCTTGATCCAAGTATCTTACCAGTTGAGAATATAAGTACAGTATTTTCCCAGAGTTCTCTTTGCTTCAGAGTTTGTATCACCTTTCCGATGGCTTCATCAAGACAGCTCATCATTCCGGCATAGATACGTCTATTGTTATTCTTAATGTTCTTATATCTTTCTTCGTATGAGCTAGGAACCTGGAGGGGTGAGTGCACTGACTGGAATGGCAGGTAGAGTAGcaatggctgaaaaaaataGTCAATATATTATACAAGATTTATCATAATTAAACAATTTGAGATTTTTATAATCAGTTTTAGAGCCAATGGCAGTTGGTTTGCATATAATTTATCTTATGAAATGTGTCAAGTTACTCGAAATATTCacagcttaatttttttttactgatacCCATTAGCTCGCCCAGCTAgtataacaaatatttgaagtaaaaaaaaattggatggACAAGACCTGATTATATTTTGAGGTCATGAGGTCAAAGATCaaacactggcggatccaggggggcacgggcccctttgaaagtgaagaccttttttttgctagtTAGATATTTTCTGGGATGAAATCtccttaattttttgtttaaaaccttttttgttgcttgtcaaattattccttgcaaaaatgtgcccccccacttttggaaaatcctggatccgcccctgcctaAAAATATCTAATTCTCACAATAGATGAAGAGCTGTTTAAGGGTTTGACCTAAAACTTGGCCCCTGTCTGCATATGAGTGACAATGAACTGCATATAGTCACAAGGTCAAAGGGCAGAGAGGTCAttgtatcaaaattttaaatgttgGGTGAGTAATATATATTCTCGATATAGCATTTACAACTTAGGCATGCATtctgattatttgtttattatgtaCTCCCATGCTACTCTCTCATTATCTATACAAAATGAGCGACTGTTGTCAATTTGAGGATCAAAAGAAAGTTAATCTTGATCGATCGAACTTATGAAAGCTGTGTACCTCATTGGGTTAAAGGTCAAGATTTCTCAGAGTATggaaatgaatagaaaattagTGATTGTTGCCAATTTTGAGGAGCAAAGATGATTAATCCTGACCTTATGAAAGCTGTGTATGTCGATGGGTTAAAGGTCAAGATTTTTCAAAGTatgaaaatgaatggaaaattaatgattgttgccaatttgagaatcaaaAGAAGATTAATATTGACTTCATGAAATCTGTGTACCTCTATGTGTTAAAGGTcaagatttttcaaaatatgaaaatgaactaaaaaataacaattgttgccaatttgaagatcaAAAGAAGATTAATTTCTACCTCAAGAAAGTTGTATGTGCACCTTAATAAAGAATTCGACTACATCCATACCTGATCGTCCGAATGCTGGTTGACTATTTGTTGGATTTTATCCGTGAAGACGAAGACAGAGTAGTTCCCCACGTACTCCCATGCGACTCTCTCGTTGTCCCATAGATCCATACCAAGCCAGTGATTGCTGTTCGGGAGAATACCGTCGCCTGGTCGATGATGAGTCCAATAATCTTCACTCCCTGTTAAGTAACCTATAGGAACAATCAAGGATGATTTGCTATAAATGATATTTGAAGAGAAGTCTGTCTCGTAAACACACTGCTTTAATTGCTCTGCGGAAATGTGTTTGTAGCTCAGATCAGATCATACATTACAAATTCAtaattaatcaatgaaaatatcagTTTTAATTTACCTTTTCTAACCAAGGCAAAGCATTCAGAGATAATTTAAAGTAGTttcagtaaacactgatttcctGACAAAGTCTGTGAAACCAAGATTAATTGTCATAAGTAATGTAAGAAATGTGAAATTCTAGCACTGTCATTTTATGATTTCCAAATCAATGCTGAAAAACATACCCACAATGTTGAATGTGGTCATCTCATATCATTCAGACTCtctttttcaattaaaaaaagctTGAAAGCTCAAGTAGGTACTATtctattgataataaaaataataataataggcatttatatagcgccatctatctagaaatattctattccgaggcgcgatgttattattatcattaccccggctttagctcgagctgcctttcagcgctcatgccgggtacccattcacctcacctgggtcgagtgcaacacaatgtggataaatttcttgctgaaggaaattacgccatggctgggattcgaacccacgaccctctgtttcaaagtcagaagactaatccactgggctacAATGCTCCATTATTCTATATCTATGTCTATGGCTATTTTATATCTatgggtaaaaaaaagaagtttgatAACAATAACATAAAAAGTGAAAGGTTTTTAACTCAGAATCTCTGTTTGAATCTATGAGTTTGCTTACCAAAGAAGGAATCAAACCCTCTCTGTCTTGGCAGGCAATCCTTCTTGTAATGTCCAAGATGCCATTTCCCCACGGCATGGGTAGCATAACCAGCTTCACGAAGTTTGTCTGCGAATGTTGGAAGATTGGTGGAGAGACAAAGCGGCTGAGCGGGTCGGATGTAGCTGTGTTGTAGCCCTGTGTGGATCTATTCATGCAAAAGAAAGTAAATGGAATCTTGAAAGCATTCAGTCAGATTTTATGCCACTGATTTAAAATATACTGCATACTttgaaaaaagttttttcttgaTTATCAGCTCAACTTTTGCCCAGATCTTCTCTCCAATATCTTAATAATTCATCATCTGAATTTAATACTTTTTCTTTTGCATCTTCCTCAACTGTGGCCGGAGATCATCCGCAATATGCGGCAAAGGGCTAGAATAACAATGACGCAGAATCCACACGACACGGCCACACACCAAGTATTGGGAACAACTCTATTTtggcaagtacatgtatttcccaTTATATATGTTCTAGATTAAGGCAAGATACATTTAAACCTccatatttctattttcaactTTAGAAGGGGTGCACATGGAAATCTTACCCAGCTCACTAATAATAGTATAGATTAAGATATGGACTTAAAAAGTCTTAAATCGTGAAaagttgaaaatgtgaaaaaaggGGAAGGTTTAAGTAGCAGCACCACACTTAATGTTTCGGTttttttaaggacaagtccacagcaacaaaacgttgatttgaattaaaagagaaaaatacaaaaggcatgacaccaaacattttataaaaataagattttgtgaaataaaatttgtgacattttaaagttttgcttttagttttacatgtaatttcacaaaacaggtatactatatgcacatccttgacggtatgcaaatgagggaactgatgacgtcacccactcactatttcttatgtattctaatTTTCATCTCCTTATCCTTCTTCCCTGAATATGTCAAATCatgattgttttaacattttgtggttctacccaagttggtcattaataatgcaaaatCTGTCATTTGtgtcaaaattaaaatattgcagaatccaaataatacatttataaaaataGTGCATGAGTGAGCATCACTGGGCCTGGGGGACATCTTTGACTCTCTCATTCATATGCATGTCACTGAGTAATTGTGCACTTAAGtcaaactttagaatgtcacaacttttttttattttacatctggttttgatgaaatctattttattatataggcctactagccTAGACTCGCTAGagcctttaattttcaaattatttgatttttctctcaaaatgataaatcaacatttttccggGGTGGATTTGACATTTAATATATTCATCCTGTACTTAAAGTAATATTTTAAGACTTTCGAcataaaaaatatcttcttGAGAAGGATTCACCTGGTATCTTCCGCTCAATAGCTGCGATCTCGTCGGTGTACAGATAGGCTGTACGTAGTAGTTCTCCAGGCGGACGCCGTCCCGTGCAAGCTCGTCGATGTTCGGTGTTTTGATCTCGGAGCCGTGATAACCAACATCATTGTAGCCGAGGtcatcaatcaaaatgaatacaatatttGGCTTCATTGGTTTGCTGATCCTTGTGGAACATACATTGCTAATGATTACAAGAGTAATACAAAATATGAGTTTCATAATAATCATTCTTATATTTTCAGCAGGACTGAAATTAGTCAGACTCAAGCAGTCACTGAGTCCCGCACTGAGTCAGGCCCAGTGCAAAACGAAAGTCAATTACCATCGAATCATAAACAAAGATCACGTGATATCAACAAACGCTCACGTGGCCGTGGTGGTGGCTCGTCAGTGGTACCCTCGTACCGATGTAACCCAAATTCACATATTGACATATAACATTTTCGGGGACATTAAACTTCATTTTCACACAAAACATAGTGAAATACATATGAGCGATTCGATGATGTCACAAAAATCACTATTATTTTTTCGTTTTATTGtacaaattatacaatatgctttaaaaaatattcatttttataaaactattttcaaccttttatatttatcaaataataatagtcatacaaagcacagttaaagaaaaaatacaaaacatgtaTAACAGTACTCGAATAGTGGGTAAATTAAGAACAGTTTTATATCAATGatgtaatcaaaatattttttcaaaaagaatccATCATAATTTGCAATCCTTCCATCAGGGAAGTGCAGAGCGGATAGAGTTAGAGTTACGTACCTCCCGCTAATTCACAATGCAAGCTAGCCtctgttaaaggacaagtccatcccaaccaagagtggatttgaataaaaagagataaatccaacaagcacaacactgaaaatttcatcaaaatcggatggaaaataagaaagttataacaattTTAagagttatattcacatcctggtcggtatgcaaatgagggaactgatgacatcacatactcactatttcttttgtattctattatatgaaatatgaaatattctaattttctcctcattgtcctgtgaaacaaagttttattttgccctgaacatgtggaattaccattgtttaacattatatctttcagtcaagttggtctatattgtcaaatctgtaaaaattgaaatattgtatgattcaaacaataaaaaacaaaagactagtgagtgagggacctcatcgattctctcatttgcatgtgacttaattttgcatataactattttgtgaaaagtaagcgaaactttaaaatgtcataactttcttatttcacatccgattttgatgaaattttcagtggtatgc encodes the following:
- the LOC129276892 gene encoding arylsulfatase J-like, giving the protein MIIMKLIFCITLVIISNVCSTRISKPMKPNIVFILIDDLGYNDVGYHGSEIKTPNIDELARDGVRLENYYVQPICTPTRSQLLSGRYQIHTGLQHSYIRPAQPLCLSTNLPTFADKLREAGYATHAVGKWHLGHYKKDCLPRQRGFDSFFGYLTGSEDYWTHHRPGDGILPNSNHWLGMDLWDNERVAWEYVGNYSVFVFTDKIQQIVNQHSDDQPLLLYLPFQSVHSPLQVPSSYEERYKNIKNNNRRIYAGMMSCLDEAIGKVIQTLKQRELWENTVLIFSTDNGGEVAAGGNNWPLRGWKRSLWEGGMRGVGFVTSPFLPDSVQGTVNKELIHVSDWFPTLVQGLAGSSLDNVTLDGFNMWKTISSNASSPRKELLHNIDPWPNQPKEFSSNISAAIRVGHWKLLTGDPGANNGEWIPIPDSGITAISPIKINGKDTWLFNITADPHEYHDLSTSHPEVVDELIDKLKKYYVDSVPVQYPDEVEEANPAFHDGLWGTPWQ